A single Brassica rapa cultivar Chiifu-401-42 chromosome A04, CAAS_Brap_v3.01, whole genome shotgun sequence DNA region contains:
- the LOC103862726 gene encoding serine/threonine-protein kinase STY13 has product MASGGGEAVEIGSDSKLGGVGSRSAGAVGGGGQYFRADTVDFSKWDLHMGQGSSSATRKTPMQEWEIDLSKLDMNHVLARGTYGTVYRGVYAGQQVAVKVLDWGEDGLSTADDLRISFEQEVAVWQKLDHPNVTKFIGASMGTSDLKIPSGSDSGGAHPAKACCVVVEYVAGGTLKKFLIKKYRSKLPIKDVIQLALDLARGLSYLHSKAIVHRDVKSENMLLETNKTLKIADFGVARVEAQNPQDMTGETGTLGYMGPEVLEGKAYNRKCDVYSFGVCLWEIYCCDMPYADTSFAEISHAVVHKNLRPEIPKCCPQSVANIMKRCWDPNPDRRPEMEEVVKLLEAVDTSKGGGMIPPDKFQGCLCFFKPRGP; this is encoded by the exons ATGGCGTCCGGAGGCGGAGAGGCGGTGGAAATCGGATCCGACTCCAAATTAGGGGGAGTCGGGAGCAGGAGCGCTGGAGCAGTAGGAGGAGGAGGTCAATACTTCAGGGCAGATACTGTTGATTTCAGCAAATGGGATTTGCATATGGGTCAAGGCTCCTCCTCCGCTACAAGGAAGACTCCGATGCAGGAATGGGAGATCGACCTCTCCAAACTCGATATGAATCACGTCCTCGCTCGCGGCACTTACGGCACTGTCTACCGCGGTGTCTACGCCGGTCAACAAGTCGCTG TGAAGGTGTTAGATTGGGGAGAAGATGGTCTCTCAACAGCAGATGATCTGCGCATTTCCTTCGAGCAAGAGGTAGCCGTCTGGCAGAAACTCGATCATCCCAACGTTACCAAG TTTATAGGAGCATCCATGGGGACCTCTGATCTGAAGATCCCTTCTGGTAGTGATTCTGGTGGAGCACATCCTGCCAAGGCCTGTTGTGTTGTCGTTGAGTATGTCGCTGGAGGCACCCTCAAGAAGTTCCTCATCAAGAAATATAGGAGCAAACTCCCCATCAAGGATGTCATTCAACTTGCTTTGGATCTCGCTAGAGG GCTGAGTTACCTCCACTCCAAGGCGATTGTGCATCGGGACGTGAAGTCAGAGAACATGTTGCTGGAAACTAACAAGACGCTCAAGATTGCTGATTTCGGAGTCGCTAGAGTCGAAGCTCAGAACCCTCAAGACATGACTGGTGAAACTGGAACTCTTGGATACATGGGACCTGAG GTTCTGGAAGGAAAGGCTTACAACAGGAAATGCGATGTGTATAGTTTTGGTGTATGCCTCTGGGAAATATACTGCTGCGACATGCCCTACGCTGACACTAGTTTTGCTGAGATCTCTCATGCCGTTGTTCAtaag AATCTGAGACCAGAGATTCCGAAATGCTGCCCACAGTCGGTGGCAAACATAATGAAGAGATGCTGGGACCCGAATCCAGACAGGCGTCCGGAGATGGAGGAGGTAGTGAAGCTACTAGAGGCAGTAGACACAAGCAAAGGAGGGGGAATGATACCACCAGACAAGTTTCAGGGGTGCCTCTGTTTCTTCAAACCTCGTGGCCCCTGA
- the LOC103862723 gene encoding selenocysteine Se-methyltransferase, which yields MVTGNTKAEAFYSMKELLKETGGYAIIDGGLATELERHGADLNDPLWSAKCLLTSPHLIHTVHLDYLEAGADIISSASYQATIQGFEAKGYSIEKSESLLRKSVEIACEARNTYYDKCKDDNNKILKKRPILVAASVGSYGAFLADGSEYSGIYGDLITLETLKDFHRRRVQVLAESGADIIAFETIPNKLEAQAFAELLDEGVVKIPGWFSFNSKDGVNVVSGDSIKECISIAETCEKVVAVGINCTPPRFIEGLVLEIAKVTSKPILVYPNSGERYDPERKEWVENTGVGNEDFVSYVEKWMDAGVSLLGGCCRTTPTTIRAIHKRLVSRRSLFSSSSSSSSHH from the exons ATGGTGACGGGAAACACGAAGGCGGAGGCGTTTTACTCGATGAAAGAGTTGTTGAAGGAGACAGGAGGGTATGCGATAATAGACGGAGGGCTAGCAACGGAGTTGGAGAGACATGGAGCGGATCTCAACGATCCTCTTTGGAGCGCCAAATGCTTGCTCACCTCTCCTCACCTCATTCACACC GTGCATCTCGATTACCTTGAAGCTGGTGCTGATATCATCTCCAGCGCTTCTTACCag GCCACGATTCAGGGGTTTGAAGCAAAAGGCTATTCGATAGAGAAAAGCGAATCATTGCTAAGAAAGAGCGTTGAAATAGCATGTGAAGCTCGCAACACCTACTATGACAAATGCAAAGATGATAATAATAAGATTCTCAAGAAGCGGCCTATACTAGTTGCAGCTTCTGTTGGTAGCTACGGTGCTTTCTTGGCTGATGGATCTGAATACAG TGGAATCTACGGTGATTTGATAACGCTAGAAACACTCAAGGATTTCCACCGGAGACGGGTCCAAGTTCTGGCAGAGTCTGGTGCCGATATAATAGCATTTGAGACCATTCCAAACAAGCTTGAGGCTCAG GCGTTTGCTGAGCTGTTGGATGAAGGGGTGGTGAAGATTCCAGGGTGGTTTTCGTTTAACTCCAAGGATGGAGTGAACGTGGTTAGCGGGGATTCCATCAAGGAGTGTATCTCCATTGCTGAAACTTGTGAGAAAGTAGTGGCGGTTGGGATCAACTGTACCCCTCCAAGATTCATAGAGGGCCTTGTTTTGGAGATTGCAAAG GTGACGAGCAAGCCAATACTAGTGTATCCAAACAGCGGAGAAAGATATGATCCTGAACGGAAGGAGTGGGTG GAAAACACAGGAGTTGGGAATGAAGACTTTGTGTCGTACGTAGAGAAATGGATGGATGCAGGAGTGTCGTTGCTTGGAGGCTGCTGCCGCACAACACCAACCACCATCAGAGCCATTCACAAGCGACTTGTTTCCCGCAGatctctcttctcctcttcttcttcttcttcctcccacCATTAG
- the LOC103862725 gene encoding uncharacterized protein LOC103862725 yields MTSFFAWNMRGFNMSRKHREVRRWVLAEKFLFGCLLETRVKHDKYHDCLAASLPGWGSLANYEFSDLGRIWFCWSDKVVATKLHISSQVVTCAVQIPETNEQFICSAVYASNCEVERRRLWEELRGTQAAYRHLDMPWIVIGDFNVTLTSGEHSRGGASRSSQTGMRQFQEAVGDCNLTDLAFSGAIFTWWNKRDEDPIGKKLDRALINSSWLRAFPQSSSRFEAGGISDHSRCVVRLSGITNEARKPFKFFNYLTEHHEFLPTVKRVWDAAQPIHHSRTALSRFHAKLKTLKYDMRLLNKTHYGDLPARTKEAFEEMCRCQNMVLLDPNPVTFAAAAEASDRWNKLASIEEKFYRQKSCLRWLGAGDHNTVFFHRAVQTRSTKNTIRFLVNEAGETLTRLSDIKKEAVLHFQRFLQMEENDNGEESLPLIQELLTYRCSAGTAAMLVAPVSPEEITSALHALPNDKVSGPDGYTKEFFVAAWPVIGKEFIISVQSFFLYGFLPTGINATILSLVPKTEEAQTMKDYRPIACCNLIYKVISKVLARRLKLVLPEAIEPNQTAFIKGRLLLENVLLASELVNGYHRSSNSSRSTVKFDISKAFDTVKWSFITSVLRAMGLPLQFILWIKVCISTAAFSVSVNGNLEGFFMSARGIRQGCSLSPYLYVILNNVLSKMLNKAAHARQFDYHPQCKEVQLTHLSFADDILVFTDGTVRSLRGVLAVMDQFSSISGLHINATKSSIFATGQNINLLLAEAAQIGITIGHLPVRYLGMPLTTKALTKQDYEPLIDKVRGRMLSWRNKCLSYAGRLQLIKSVISGIVNFWSQAFILPKACLDTIESMCSAFLWSGSPNVTHKAKVAWEDLCCPREEGGLGIRKLRDSSKVFALGLIWRIFTNTDSLWVSWIQQYLLRQNSFWDVKENGKGSWMWRKLLKLRPLAYQFIRFEINDGQKAFFWFDDWLQMGRLIDITGAVGTCYLGVARNARVIDAVAQSRWNIRGQRSRHFHDLYESIQNIQVPQEDQGRDKVLWKHAEDTYKAQFSSVRTWDQIRVRKATVPWSKCVWFTQGVPRYSFIVWLAVKNRLSTGDRMRAWGIQQGCVMCGEWDETRDHVFFACPYTYSVWDRLAGSLCGRRINPDWSLTLQFVTNNNLQLMDKILLKMVFQTCVYYMWKERNERRHQRGFRTVDQAIRIVDKAIRNRISSLRYGPVHRFAGLLQRWFEVFDRP; encoded by the coding sequence ATGACGTCTTTTTTCGCTTGGAACATGCGTGGCTTCAATATGTCGCGCAAGCATAGGGAGGTTCGTCGATGGGTTTTGGCAGAGAAGTTTTTGTTTGGGTGTTTGTTGGAGACGCGGGTTAAACATGATAAGTATCACGATTGCTTAGCAGCCTCTCTTCCGGGATGGGGTTCCTTGGCTAACTATGAATTCAGTGATTTGGGCCGTATATGGTTCTGTTGGTCTGATAAAGTAGTGGCTACTAAGCTTCATATCAGTTCTCAGGTTGTAACTTGTGCAGTTCAGATTCCTGAGACAAATGAGCAATTCATTTGCTCAGCTGTGTATGCATCGAACTGTGAGGTGGAACGGAGAAGGTTATGGGAGGAACTTCGAGGTACACAAGCAGCCTATAGGCACCTCGATATGCCCTGGATAGTGATAGGTGATTTCAATGTCACACTTACTTCTGGTGAGCACTCACGTGGGGGAGCTTCTAGATCTAGCCAGACGGGTATGAGACAATTTCAAGAAGCAGTGGGGGACTGTAATCTTACTGATCTTGCTTTCTCTGGTGCGATTTTCACTTGGTGGAACAAAAGGGATGAGGATCCCATCGGAAAGAAACTTGATAGAGCTTTGATAAATAGTTCATGGCTAAGGGCTTTTCCTCAATCGTCTTCTCGGTTTGAGGCAGGAGGCATTTCTGATCATTCCAGATGTGTAGTTCGTCTTTCAGGGATTACTAACGAGGCAAGGAAACCCTTCAAGTTCTTTAATTATCTCACTGAGCATCATGAGTTTCTCCCCACGGTCAAGAGAGTATGGGATGCAGCCCAACCGATCCATCACTCTCGTACAGCCTTGAGTAGATTCCATGCTAAGCTGAAGACTTTGAAGTATGATATGCGATTGCTCAACAAGACGCATTATGGAGATTTGCCCGCTAGAACTAAAGAAGCGTTTGAGGAGATGTGTCGCTGTCAGAATATGGTGCTACTGGATCCCAATCCTGTTACTTTTGCGGCAGCAGCTGAGGCATCTGATCGTTGGAATAAATTGGCTAGCATTGAGGAAAAATTTTATCGGCAGAAGTCTTGCCTTAGGTGGCTTGGAGCAGGAGATCACAACACAGTCTTCTTCCATCGAGCAGTGCAGACACGATCAACTAAGAACACCATAAGATTCCTTGTGAATGAGGCTGGTGAAACCCTCACTCGGCTATCTGATATTAAAAAGGAGGCGGTTCTTCACTTCCAGAGGTTTCTCCAAATGGAGGAGAATGACAATGGCGAAGAATCTCTCCCTCTGATCCAAGAGTTATTAACGTATCGTTGTTCTGCTGGGACAGCTGCTATGCTTGTTGCCCCTGTGTCCCCGGAGGAGATTACATCTGCACTACACGCTTTACCAAATGACAAAGTCTCTGGACCAGACGGGTATACAAAAGAGTTCTTCGTTGCTGCTTGGCCGGTTATTGGAAAGGAATTTATTATCTCAGTGCAGTCTTTTTTCTTATATGGCTTCTTGCCCACGGGAATCAATGCTACGATCCTATCTCTTGTACCAAAAACGGAGGAGGCTCAGACCATGAAGGATTATCGGCCCATAGCTTGCTGCAACTTGATTTATAAGGTCATCTCTAAAGTTCTTGCGCGACGGCTCAAGTTAGTGCTTCCTGAGGCTATTGAACCGAATCAAACTGCTTTTATTAAAGGGAGGCTATTATTGGAGAATGTCCTCCTTGCATCTGAGTTGGTTAATGGCTATCATCGGTCCTCTAACTCTAGCAGGTCCACGGTGAAGTTTGATATCTCTAAGGCCTTTGATACTGTCAAATGGTCGTTCATCACCTCGGTTCTTAGAGCTATGGGTCTCCCACTGCAGTTTATCCTCTGGATTAAGGTCTGTATATCTACTGCTGCTTTCTCAGTCTCAGTGAATGGTAATCTTGAAGGTTTCTTCATGAGTGCTAGAGGAATAAGACAAGGATGTTCTCTCTCTCCTTACCTCTATGTTATACTGAACAATGTGTTGTCGAAGATGCTGAACAAGGCAGCACATGCACGGCAGTTTGATTACCATCCTCAATGTAAAGAAGTTCAGCTCACTCACCTCAGTTTTGCTGATGATATTTTGGTTTTCACAGACGGTACGGTAAGATCTTTGCGGGGGGTCTTGGCGGTCATGGATCAGTTTTCAAGCATATCTGGTCTTCACATTAATGCTACTAAGTCTTCCATCTTCGCCACTGGTCAGAACATCAATCTATTGCTAGCAGAAGCCGCACAGATAGGGATCACTATTGGTCACCTGCCAGTTCGATACTTAGGGATGCCTCTTACTACCAAAGCTCTTACAAAGCAAGACTATGAGCCATTGATAGATAAAGTGCGTGGCAGAATGTTATCATGGCGAAATAAGTGTTTGTCCTATGCTGGTCGGCTTCAACTGATCAAATCAGTCATCTCTGGTATTGTTAACTTCTGGAGTCAAGCTTTTATACTTCCCAAAGCTTGTCTTGATACCATCGAAAGCATGTGTAGTGCTTTTCTTTGGTCTGGGTCTCCTAATGTAACTCACAAGGCTAAGGTGGCATGGGAGGATCTATGCTGTCCAAGAGAGGAAGGGGGTCTTGGTATACGAAAGCTGCGTGATTCATCTAAGGTCTTTGCTTTGGGTCTGATCTGGAGAATTTTTACGAACACTGACTCGCTGTGGGTATCTTGGATACAGCAATATCTGCTGAGACAGAACTCGTTTTGGGATGTTAAGGAGAATGGAAAGGGTTCTTGGATGTGGAGGAAATTATTAAAGCTGAGGCCTCTAGCTTATCAGTTTATTCGGTTTGAGATCAATGATGGACAAAAGGCTTTTTTCTGGTTTGATGATTGGCTGCAGATGGGCAGGCTTATTGACATTACTGGCGCTGTAGGTACTTGTTACCTTGGAGTAGCCCGGAATGCTCGAGTTATTGATGCAGTTGCTCAATCTCGCTGGAACATTCGAGGCCAGCGTAGTCGTCACTTTCATGATTTATATGAGAGTATCCAGAATATTCAGGTGCCGCAGGAAGATCAAGGGAGGGATAAGGTTCTTTGGAAACATGCAGAGGACACTTATAAAGCGCAGTTCTCTTCGGTTCGAACATGGGATCAGATACGTGTGAGAAAGGCCACTGTACCTTGGAGTAAATGTGTCTGGTTCACTCAAGGAGTCCCTAGATACTCCTTCATTGTCTGGCTGGCTGTTAAGAACAGACTTTCTACAGGAGATCGTATGCGGGCGTGGGGCATTCAGCAAGGGTGTGTGATGTGTGGTGAGTGGGATGAGACAAGGGATCACGTCTTCTTTGCTTGCCCTTACACATACTCTGTTTGGGATAGACTAGCAGGTAGTTTGTGTGGCAGAAGGATCAATCCGGACTGGTCGCTCACTCTGCAGTTTGTTACTAACAATAATCTTCAGCTAATGGATAAGATCCTACTGAAAATGGTGTTCCAGACTTGTGTTTACTATATGTGGAAGGAGAGGAATGAACGCAGACACCAGAGAGGCTTTCGTACGGTGGACCAAGCTATCCGGATCGTTGATAAAGCCATACGGAACAGGATCAGCTCTCTTCGTTATGGGCCGGTTCATCGGTTTGCTGGATTGCTTCAACGTTGGTTTGAAGTATTTGACAGGCCATAg
- the LOC103862722 gene encoding protein MARD1 — protein MAADQLPSPPTPNTYYSSDFFTSPKFRFLASKITPFDSIISPTSILEANPSFFSSINPKPTSYLDPTIPKPQRFHPPEPFGLADLVKSRDHSSKPVNKMVLFGSKLRVQIPCADFGTKTGPTSQMRHPHGQLKPCLQTKVLTVSEIDQTEDYTCVISHGPNPTITHIFDNSVFVEEATPPCSVPLPQETKKMDTGFLSNCYTCNKKLDQKQDIYIYRGEKGFCSSECRYQEMLVDQIET, from the exons ATGGCTGCTGATCAACTTCCATCTCCTCCAACACCAAACACATATTACTCATCTGACTTCTTCACCTCTCCAAAGTTTAGGTTTTTGGCTTCAAAGATCACTCCTTTTGACTCCATCATCAGCCCTACTTCCATCCTCGAAGCCAACCcttccttcttctcctccataaaccctaaacccactTCCTATCTCGATCCAACAATCCCTAAACCCCAAAGGTTTCACCCACCCGAACCCTTTGGCCTCGCCGATCTCGTCAAAAGTAGAGACCACTCGAGCAAACCTGTCAACAAGATGGTCCTTTTCGGGTCAAAGCTCAGAGTCCAGATCCCTTGTGCAGATTTTGGAACTAAAACAGGTCCTACTAGCCAGATGAGACATCCTCATGGACAGCTCAAGCCCTGTCTCCAGACAAAGGTCTTAACCGTGAGCGAGATTGATCAGACGGAAGACTACACGTGCGTCATATCCCACGGTCCAAACCCAACCATCACACATATCTTCGACAACTCTGTTTTTGTGGAGGAGGCGACTCCTCCTTGCTCTGTTCCGTTGCCACAAGAGACCAAGAAAATGGACACTGGTTTTCTAAGCAACTGCTACACCTGCAACAAGAAACTTGACCAAAAACAGGACATCTATATATACAG aggAGAGAAAGGGTTTTGCAGCAGTGAGTGCAGGTACCAGGAGATGCTTGTTGATCAAATTGAGACCTAG